A window of Dehalococcoidia bacterium contains these coding sequences:
- a CDS encoding type Z 30S ribosomal protein S14: protein MAKLCKVNKANRPPKYKVQQHSRCKLCGRPRAYMRKFGICRICFRTLALNGELPGVRKSSW, encoded by the coding sequence ATGGCGAAGTTATGCAAGGTAAATAAGGCGAACCGGCCACCCAAGTACAAAGTGCAGCAGCATAGCCGCTGCAAGTTGTGCGGCAGACCAAGGGCGTATATGCGCAAGTTCGGCATATGCCGCATCTGCTTCCGCACTTTGGCCCTCAACGGCGAGCTGCCGGGGGTACGGAAATCGAGCTGGTAA
- the rpsH gene encoding 30S ribosomal protein S8 yields the protein MVTDPIADLLTRVRNAAMARHDSVNIPASKMKIAVAKILKDEGFISDYSVVKGEPQRMIKITLKYIDKQPAFIGLERVSKPGLRIYSGKKEIPRVYGGLGIAVISTSKGLMTGQEAWKKNIGGEVLCYVW from the coding sequence ATGGTTACTGATCCGATTGCTGATTTGTTGACCCGGGTGCGCAATGCTGCCATGGCACGCCATGACAGCGTGAATATCCCTGCCTCCAAGATGAAAATCGCGGTTGCTAAAATCCTCAAGGATGAGGGCTTCATCTCCGATTACTCCGTCGTGAAAGGCGAACCGCAGCGCATGATCAAGATTACACTTAAATATATCGATAAGCAGCCTGCTTTCATAGGCCTTGAGCGTGTTAGCAAGCCTGGACTCAGGATATACTCCGGGAAAAAGGAGATACCCAGGGTCTATGGCGGCCTCGGCATCGCCGTCATCTCAACCTCTAAGGGACTGATGACCGGCCAGGAGGCCTGGAAGAAAAACATAGGCGGCGAAGTGTTATGTTACGTATGGTAA
- the rplF gene encoding 50S ribosomal protein L6 produces the protein MSRIGRMPVPVPDGVKIKIDGTVVTVEGSKGKLTREFHPDITIKQESGNLIVTRPTDNRQHRSLHGLSRSLLANMVDGVTKGFEKNLELSGVGYRAAKEGDKLKLQIGYSHPVEFDPPQGIDITVAGTNKIRVFGVDKELVGETAAEIRRIRVPDAYKGKGVKYAGERLRLKPGKAGKTATKGK, from the coding sequence GTGTCTCGTATAGGACGGATGCCTGTACCTGTGCCTGACGGCGTTAAGATCAAGATCGACGGTACAGTGGTTACTGTAGAAGGCAGTAAAGGCAAGCTGACCCGTGAATTCCACCCTGACATCACGATTAAGCAGGAAAGCGGGAATTTGATCGTGACACGCCCGACCGATAACCGGCAGCACCGCTCACTGCACGGCCTCAGCAGGTCGCTTCTGGCCAATATGGTGGACGGTGTCACCAAAGGTTTTGAGAAGAACCTTGAGTTGAGCGGTGTCGGCTACAGGGCAGCCAAAGAGGGCGACAAACTGAAGCTGCAAATAGGCTACAGCCACCCTGTGGAATTCGACCCGCCCCAAGGTATAGATATCACTGTCGCAGGGACCAACAAGATCCGCGTATTTGGTGTCGATAAGGAGCTCGTTGGCGAAACGGCGGCTGAAATCAGGCGTATTCGCGTTCCTGACGCTTACAAGGGCAAGGGTGTCAAATATGCCGGTGAAAGGCTTCGTCTTAAACCCGGCAAGGCCGGCAAGACAGCTACGAAAGGGAAATAA